The sequence CGCTGCAACTCTCTCTGGTGGCAACTTAATCGGAGCAGATAAGGAGCCCTCTTTACCTCGGTTGACCTGAACCTGATGTCAGCtctttgctaaaataaattttaaaaaataataacaatttaaTCTAATCTATGCAACGATAATCTTCAACGATAAACCTGCGCAGTCATCAAAGCTAAACTAATTTACTGCCGTGTGGTGTTCTGACAGAAAAGAGAGTCTTGTGATGTTTTTCACTGAACCTCAGCATATCCTCTGATCATATTATGTGAAGTTAGGAGCTCGAGAATGTAGTTAATTCTGCCAGAAAGCTAGATTTCAAGCTGTTGAAATCTTTTTTGGGGGAACAAATGCCAACTAAGAGGCACAAAGCAGTCAAGttgatggatttatttttctgagtgtAAGAACAAGCTTTACATCCTTGCAAGCAATGGCAGAGATAAAAAGAAGAGCCCAGCAGACAATCCAGGATCCACGCGGCCAGACCAGGATTGTAGAGCAGGGAGACGTGCCAGGCCTGCCTAGACAAAGTAGGCCAATGCATCTGGCcagcagacaaaaacatgccATCACTATTtgaaggagggagggagggagaggcgAAAATGCCCGGCTTTGGGACGACTGGATGTATGCGTGTGCAAGTCAGGACTACTTTTCTTCCACATCGAAGCAGGAAACAATGTAgagcagcagtttgttttaaagcctGCTGATCCTCCATAATCCCCCCCACCGGTTTGTGTGTCGTCATAGCAGCCGGGAGACAGCGGCTGAACTGGCAGATAGCTCTGTTGCTGCCCACATGGCCAACGCTCAGAGGCTTCCTGCGACCAGAGAGCTGGTGCAAGCAGCGAAGTTGACTCTACCTTATCCCAGACTCGTTTTACTGGGTTGAAGgtcaaaagattaaaaataaataaataaataaatctcagacAAAGAGATCAAGAATTTTATGCTAATGGCTACTTAGCACCAATATGTCACAATTATTGGAATATCGAAAAAATTGAAATGACCACTTTAGTTTTCATGAAAGGTGTGttatattttgaacaaaatcccAACTTGCATGCAATATTTGCTTGGCTGTTCATTAACCCCAACAcctttgcacagttttatggatcaggatgaaaaataaatcttccttAATCACAATAGATATTGTCCCTACAACGTTCAATAATGATGTGAAAACTGCATTTCCCCCCCTAAATATCTGAGTTTAAGTTATTTCCATAAGTAGTTGAGTGCTTTGTGCTGACTTGCTATATTGAAGGAATAGATGCAACAGTACACTTTAAGAAATTTGACCCACGGTGGTTCCTGACCCAAGGCTCCAAAATAGAAAGCTGAATAACTTTACAGATCAGAAAGTCAATGTTTCTGATCTGTCAGTAagtcacagaaaacacacacaaatcacAATTTAACttgtattaaaatatgaatatttattctgCCAAGATAAAACcctattgaaataaaaaaaacacttctttatGTAACAAACTAAACCTCTCTTTTTAGGATGCTCACCAAAGAAAATAAGATGCTGCTTTCCGTTTCCCTTAAATCGAGGAATCGCAACCAAAACCTGCTGCTCTCAGCACCAACTTTCAGCACAGATGGACATGCACACTCACCCGGTAATAGAATGTGCAAATGATGCTACCCACTAAATGCaacaggtttgttgttttttttaaactacatcATTTGCTTAAAAGGGAACaaacaccttttaaaaaaacactttccagacagtttttcattttgcatgcaAAATTAAGTGATATGTTTTCACAagacttttaaaagaaactatACATCTTACGATAGTGGTGGgatttatcattttaatgtCACGTCTGCAACAACAGCTTTGTGTTGCTTAAAACTCACGTTGCGAGAGATTCTATTTTCAACTCGCTGGAATGCAAAAAGAAAGATCTGCATCGGCACGACCTTGTTAGCTACagactaaattaaattacttgaTCTTAATTCTTATAAAAATGAGAGACAAGAATttaataaaagtacatttaatacAACCAATTTAATACACTGTAGTTTAGGCCTCTTGTAAGGTTTGTGTGCCCATCTGATCTGCAAGAATCCCTGTCTGACTACAAAGAACTCTGACACACacaaatcctcccaaatgtacACAGAAGCTTTTCTCTCAGAGGGCTGAACAGACACACCTCTGTTTGGCTGCACTCCTGCCAACGTCAACCGGGTCAAGTCaccaggtgaaaaaaaaaaaaacaaggcaatgGATCCTGTTAAGCTAACAAGCCAGAAGGCCTCTGACGAACAGCAGAACAACGCAGACCGGAGAGGACGGAGATTTACACGTCATGTAAAGTCCAATGAAGACGACAACTAGCCTTACTCAGTTAtccattaaacaaacaaaaagtctgaTCACATTGAACATGTTTATATTCTTCCATCTACAATTCCTTGCAAGAGCATTTGTGTCCCTATACGCAGCCTACATTTTGCCCTactgcaaacacaaacttcaatttatttaattgagtGATAGACCAACAAAGTAGTACATAGCTGTGAAGTTGCAGAGAAAAAtatggtgtaaaaaaaaaaaatgtgttataactcaagaaaaaaaaaaatctaaaatgtgcaGCGTGGATTTACGTGCAGCTTGTGTTTCTACAGAGCCGATCTCCAGTAGAAACATGCTGTGCAGCTCTGAACACGTACAGTGTCCATTTTGCGCTGcaaataaatatgctttgatctaaatcattTCACTGCAGTTCTGGTTGTATGTTTATGTACGCTGTATGTccagctggaaggtgaacctccttCTCAAGTTTTCAACAGCCTCCATGAGGTTTCTTCCAGCATTGCTCCACATTTCACTCAATTGATCTTcccatgaactctgacctgcttTAATTCACCTGCTGAAGGCTTGTTAaggttttctctgaaaaatggCTTTAGGTGGATGGTCATGTCCACGAAGGCTGTCAGTGGTGCCGTACTCTTTCCATTTACGGACAGCAGATGTAATGGGGCCCCCTGAGGTGTTTAAAGCACAGTGGGGTTGTAAATTAACACGTCACACTTTAAACATCTCCACAATGTCATCCCTGATCTACCGGCTCCGTTCCTCGGTCTCATgttcttttaacaaatatttgacgaaattaaattacacacagatggactccATCACGTAAGAGACCTGTGAGGGCAATTCGGTCACTGGATTCTATGTATGGTTTCACATTAAAAAGGGGGAAGACAAAAGcataccacacttttcaggttttctgaaaGCAATATATAATTTTGTCTTCTAaactaaaaagcaaaatgttgctttataATTTGGAGGAACTGTAACTCTTGGTCTAACTCTTGCATCTCACTGGTTCCAGTCAGACTGCGATCTAACAGGCCTGGGAATGTGATGTTGGGAACATCAGAGCAGAACAATGGGGTGGAAGGATTCATTCATGTGATATaattcagtctgaaagcagaagCCAGAGTCCTCGTCCGGGTTAGTTTGGGTGAGCGTCAATACCACAACACTGTCGGGACAGCCGgcgaacaaaaaaataaaatcgaCCTAACACATTTTACCAAACTTCCGAGTCGTGGATTCACATGTACACAACAGCCTCCGAAATATTaagttacttaaaataaatactgaaggCATCTAAAAATTACAGCCAGTTACATCAGCATCTCGCTTCAAGTAGCCAGTTGATGGTGAATGTTTTATGCAAAACGCTCCAGCCGAACATCCCACCCCTCTGTACACAATGTTCTTTAGTCGTTCTATGGGTCCGCCATTGACGGGgctttttcaataaatttttaaaaatgaaataaaaaaattaaataaaacacacacacacgtacaaagttgtctgcaggaaaaaacaaaaaagaaaaaatatacagtgCTAAGAGTTAGAGTTGCCAGAGCTGCAAAAAtccatgaaacaaaacaaaggaagggGGaaaattttaatggaaaaaaaatttaagttttactCCCTCTAGATATTAGAAATGTTCTCAAAGAACAATAACATGTACAATAAAGATGTGGTAAGTATGTATGATCAGAATGCTTTTATTCATCCAGTCTCTGTCCTGAGTTGTGCCCTCTTGTTATACAGGCAAACACATGCTTGATAATGTTTATGACGtcaccttaaaaaaataaaaaattacactCTCCACCCTCTGAACATGATTCACCAGCACAGCaaacagaagtatttttctgttaaaccACAGATAAAGCCTCAGGCTACTAGcttgaattcaattaaaaacGCAAGCCTACCTCTTCCCAGAAAAATATCACCTTTCTGAGAGGGAGAAACAAGAAAGGATTCTCTCTTTTGATTttaacatgaacaaaaacaatagcgatttcttttaaaagccaGGCCATTTCAAGGTGCAGCTGCAGATCACACCTCAAGTGAGAAATCTTCATTAAAGCTTCGTAGCTACTTTTAGACTTCCTTCACAGTGTTTCTGAGAGGTGGAGAGAAACCAGGTGccttttatttagttgtaaGTGTAATCTTGAAGCCTTGTCTGAAAAGGCTTTTGATGTCACATCAGAAATGTGCAGTGAAAAGTGGGACATAGGAAGAGCAGGAAGCAAGAAAGCTCTTTGTATTCATTAGCCTCCATGGCCAGTGGGCAGGAACAAAACCCCGTGTCGGGACCGGCTCGGTCTCATCACATAAGACTGGACCTGCCAAACTACAGTGCTGAGCCTAAGGCTGTAATAACAGAGGCCGGACAATAGATACGTAGTTCTATGTGAAAAGAAGTTGAGAAATAAAAGgcttttaaactgattttaaactaaattagtttaaaatatataaatatatatatataaaacaatgtttactCATTACATTTTAGAGGAATACTTTCTCTTCTACCTAATATCAGATATTCGTTTTAAGTAACCCTTgtaatgcatttgttttattttatcttaaatacacAACGCACCTTAAAGGTGCAAAACGTTGCATAAAATTTCTTTccgaaaaacaaaacaaaaaactaagcGTGAACTAGCAAAACATTATGTCTTTGTAGTAAATAACCATGCAGTTGTTCTGTAATGTTAAGGTTACTTAACTTTCTTCTTCCATAAAAGTTTTTTCAGAAtgttgaattaatatgagtcaCGGTAAGCCGTTACTAATTTATTGATCCTCTTGgtatcaataaagtatttttgagctTTAACAATTGCTTGTGACACTCTTCAAACCCTGAGCATTTATGCAAATAGCAACACATACAACCTTATTTCATATGATTGAGTACCAGGTAAAACTGGCTACATCAAATCAATgtcaaagaaataattatttaataaagtgaatttatttttaccgACAAAGGTGTTATTTCAAAaccaggaagaaaataaaatctgcactTGCTGAACTTGTATTAAAATGAggacaaacacaaaagagaGTCTTCAAATTCTTCCACCTTTACATAACAGACAGCAGTCGCCTTCAAGTGGACAACACCAGAGAAAAGCAACAACTCGGGGAAGCTCGATAAAGGCTGAGTTAAGAGGAATATGGACGCGTTATAAATCAATAGTCCATTGCCTTACAAGGCTAGCCCCTTACACAAAACACTTCTAGGTGGTTAAGGCACTTACTTGCCGCCTCAGATTGtattgtgggaaaaaaacaacaaagacaatgTGGCAAAAGTATTAAATTCAGCGTGCCTCTTATTCGTCAAACCAAGTCGTCTAACGGCCGCCTCGGTTGACTTCCATAAGGGAACGCCACCTTCACAGGTAAACGCAGTGATGTAACGATGACACGGGTTTGAGCAAACAACCAGCAGCAGGATCTACAAGTGTAAGCAAAACTCAGACGCAAGACAATGAAGCCGAGATACAATTTAACTTAGAATATTTTTGGCTAGCAACACAGATGCACAAAGTTCCTCCATCATTATACTTTTAAAGGAACACTTACAACAGATTCATTCATAGTGGATGTCGAATGATGTTTCATCATCTAGCACTGCTGGCTATATTTTCTGtatattcacattttgtgcaAGATATTGCTGTATTCACTTGTGATTTATTGGTCAAAAGGAGCTCAGTGATGGCAAAATACAAGCGACACGCCCACTGCACTCTTTGCAGACTGCAGCAAAGAGCAGAGCTGCAAAACGGTATTTTGTgccacaaactttttttcttttttgtttaacataCAAGTAAACTTAGCTTAgcttaacaaatgaaaaacaatagtAATCTTCATTATTAATAGTTAGATAACAGAAGGTCTCAACTGGCTTCAGAAGTTCATCTTTTCTGGATTCCTGCAGATACTCTACCTGCGTTTGCTCAACCATCCACAGTCTATGGCGCATTACTGATCAACCCACTGTTGAATTATCTTTTAATCCAATCACAttacataataataatcttCCAATGACTGTGAATCTAATAGGCTTATGGAAAATTGACAAATGAGCTAATGAAGACACCCTCTGTTTAAAATCCTGCGCTGCAAATATAATCAATACAATCTGAttcctcttttatttctgtgtgtttatgctAGCTTTCACAGAACATAAACAGTAATAACCTGCCATAAAACCTAAtgcagtaaaaaacaaaacaaaaaaaaaaacatttaaatagagAGAAAATGGCTAGGTTTGCAAGAAAGCTACTATTAGTAACAATGCACCTGGCTGGAAATGTGCACCTTCACACAAAGATATTCACACAGAGCCTCAACACCACCGATGTCAACGGCCGGAGCTGGCATGCCGTCGAAGCAGTGAGATCTCTTTTGCTGACAACGTGAGAGTAGAGGAGAAGCATGACACCCACAGAAAGCAGTCTGCTGTCGGCCTGTGTACTGCAGCTACGCAAAGGACGAGAATTCACGtgagaaacagacaaaacagaacagaaatatcAGCGTTAGCCCTGGCAGTTTCAAGCAGTATTTGGTTAATGCCAACAGCTTGGCTACGACAAACCTCCAAGTGATCCTTCCCCACCACCCTtttacacaaacagctgctgttCAAACCTAAAAATCACTGATTGCTTCCAAAACCCTGGGTTTTGCTGCAGGGACTtcattccctttttttttttctccaactggGAATTTGTTGAAAGCTGGCACCAGGGGAGGAGAAGCCAACAGCAGCACATTAAAAAGAGTTTGAATTAGTAATGACTGCTGAACATGTCAGAGCGCAGCCATTAGTCGCTATGCAGGAAAGTCCAAAGAGGGCACCTATAATTTTGACAAGCAAACGTTTCCTTAAAAGTCTGTTGTATTCTTTTTTTGCGCTCTGTTTTTCTTGAGACTTTTTCTTTAGCATTTGTTTTCTGAGACAAACATGTCCATCTAAAAATACTGAATTAGctaggatttaaaaaaaacattgaagaatgaaatatttgtaaaagaaaaaaaatcatttcaccGAGTTCTACAAAACATCTCACCTAAAAAGTTGTAATCAAAGGCCGTCTCACAAAACgtcttaaaaaataatctaaaggaattataattaattcatttgaggaaaaaaaaaaaaaaggaatattttgcAATTACGTGGAATACTAAATATATAATACTCAAATTCTGTTTCTCATTTCCATCAAATACAGAACCAAAGCAGAATTTCCTTTCTGAGGAATGAGTTCTGCCGTGGTTCTGCACTTTCCTGAGCaaggaaagtttttatttattaatgatgGCTTTACAAAACACTAATCCCTGGCacgattaataaaatatgaaaactaaaaGTCTGATTCTAAGGCAAtgaggaaatgagaaaaaaaaatactgtttatgATGTTTATGTTGTATTGTCCATAGGCCTCAGGAATGAGGAAGTGAGTCTGATGCCCtgtgtacaaaaacaaacttagtTCTGAAACTGGACATAAAAAGCAATTTGGGAATTTTCTTGGAAGTCAATTAAagacagcaaaaaagaaaaataagctgtttatttttcaactgTGCATGAAACAAAGTTTCATATGTTCAAACGCAAACACTACAATAGGCTAAAACATCAAAATCTCCAGGGCAGACAGAATCGGAAGTACAGTTTGCGTGTCTCCAATGGGATAGTTAGCCACTGTCGAGCAAACAATGTGGATAAAGTTGGAATGTTAGCTGGACTGTTAATCCAATTCTACAAACCCAGCACATTGTTACCTGCTGCGTGCCACCGAGATTAAGCAAATGTATGAGCTGTTTTGGAGCTACGAAAGAAAAACTCCCTAAACATGCATCATTATTTCAAGTATGCAACTCATTTACAAGCCTATTTAAATTTACTTCCtggaacaaattttttttttctagtttattcAAAGCTCCATATTTAACAGTACATGTCAGAACAATGGATACCAACATTTAtctcatttttaatcaactcAAAACCGTGCATGCTTTGTCATGGTGcgttaaaagtaaataaaattgtggaAATTCTTTGATTTGGTCCTTTTTATTCTGGGGGAGGCTGGCATTTATCCTAGCAATCGACAGTTaatgtcatttaaaagaaaatgggCCGATTCTGATCTCTGCATAACGACTGACATGATTTAACgaaaaaattataataaccAAAAGATAATAAACACTGATTAATTCATGGTTTTCAGTATGTGtcgtaatattttgttttaagttatttaagaaaaataaacataaattatcTTTGTTTGGCTATCTTAACATAGttctttgaattgtttttatctACATGAACGCCACAGTCCCCCACCTGAGTAACATATGCCAACACTGACCAACTTGGATTTAGCTAGCTGAGCTGCTATCAACAGCTGGCCTCATCACCAACCCCACAAACACACCCATATAACCAGCAAAGGGGCTTAGCTACGATGATAAGCAGAACAAAAGTCAGGTATTTTCTTAAAACTCCATATACACTGAATCCAACACACTGAAATAGGCATATATTGTTAGCTAATGTAGCAGGGGTGACTCGTCTCAGTAAACGTATACTGCTAAATATTGTGCAgcaaaagacattaaataaataaatatgcctGGGCACAAATGTATGTTTAACTTGTCAACCTATTCTTTAAACGCCTATTTGCCAAACATTTCGTAATACTGAGTAAAAACATGAGGCCAAGCTTACCAGCATAGGAGAGCTACAATGAGGCACACCAACAAAACGCGCAGCCTCTTCATTATCTTCCAGCGGGGACCGACATCCTCGctatttggtttgtttctggTCTGTTGCGGCTGCACAATACACCGAAAACCAGCTGTGTGTTGGCCGTGAGTCTGCCTTAATTAGGAAACAAGCAAGCCACGATGCTCTGAAGGTAAAACCCACACTTCAGGAGGAGTATAATTCATTACACGGACCTTTCGTCCGCCTCCTTTTCAGTTTCAACAGCCACTGCCACTGACGAGTTGCCGTGCTCCGGATAATGTAACGCCTGCCCCAGAGATAACCAATCAAATCACAGAAAGGAAATGATCGACCAATCATAGGATACTTAGTCGTGTCGTATTTGAAAAAAAGCCCCGCCTCCAGTATTGAAGATGAGCTGGTGGCTGTACAACAAGACGCGTCACGCTTTTTGATAAACTGATCACCAAAGCACGCCTTATTTCAACTTATTGCACAATAACACTACGATTTATTGGAAATGACTTGTTTTGCACTTGTTTTTTGTATGTTATCAGAATTTatgtcattaaaataatttttctttgattaaattcaaatatgttttagtaTAAATTAGACTGATATTTCTCCACTAGAATTGTCTGTTTACCTGTTTCTTCAAAGCCTGGaactttaaataattcattttatgactgtaaagagaaaactttgtttgtatgtgtgtgcttCTTATTTACCGTAACCCATTTTGTGCACCAGGGTTGCGAAATTGTCCTCTTCATtcttatattttgtttgcaCATTCACCCACAAACAAACCATATCATATTCATTGTATTTAGGCTTATTTTGCGTGGTGGGTATTTTGGtaggtatttttaaaataaaatatggtgaTAGATAATGCAAACGTATAAGTTAATTGTATATTATTTCCACAAgatctttttattattctaattttggttctgattccaGTTTGGGCTTGATTCTTCTGAAGCACAACAGATTATGACAAATCTGAGCAACTCTTGCTTGTAAAGTAAATATCATTTGCTTACTCATAATCGTATTCATTACTCCGTATATTACAATCgatttctcaaaataaattggGGTGTTAGGATCAGGGAATTGCAAGCCAAGCATAAAGTTTTAAGATCCTCTTtttcgtaaaaaaaaaaaaaataaaaaataaaaaaataaaaaaaactatatataaaaaGGGTCAATGCAACGAATATTtacatgaaacattttagaagaaataaaaatatactggCTTTGATTGACTCGTGAATTTAACTGTTATTTTGAGAGCTGAGATAAGAAcagatgagagaaaaataatttacaacgaaacatcaaaaggttttaaaaagttcactCTGGGGGTTACGGAAGAATTAACGCATGCTCAGTGTGAAGCTTTTGGCATACTTCTAGATTTTACTCCGGAAAAGTTGGACATATAATAaccaacactgcaaaaatgttacatatttaAAGGTTTAGTGGTACAAACAAATTGGAATTTTAACACCAAAGTGAACTGTTAAagttagaaattaaattttattcgttttgattatttttgattacaTTGAATTCGTCGTCTGTCACACGTGGTACAAATAAACTACACATCCCACAATGCAATTCGAGCAAGGCCCTTGAAGCTGCTTTTTagagttatttttgtttgttagccAAATATATTGACGATATATTTcgcaaaaagaataaaacatttttgaaacatattGAAGCTTCATGGGAAATTAATTTGAGCCATGAATAAAATTGTTGTTATGAACAGGCGGGGTCCTGATGCTTTAGCAGTCTTCGCTGAGGCTGAGCACAGTTTAACAGAAGTCAACTTTGGGTGAACGTCAGAAAATTTCACCGAAGCATTTGCTTTACCTCTGTGACTCTGTGTTTGGCCGCTGAAACACAACTTTAGCTTTTTGGACTCTCGGGATCACGGGTTTGAGCATGGAGCCGGTCCGGATGGTTCTGTGTTTGCTGTCCGTGTTTATTTCGCTAGTCTCGGACAGGTTGGTGGTGTTGGGTTCCTTCTCCCAGGCTACGGACAGCGACTTCACCTTCAGCTTACCTGCTGGCCGAAAGGAATGCTTCTACCAAACCATGAAGAAAGAGGCTTCCCTGGAGATTGAATATCAGGTCATAAACAAAGATTAGGCTATCTGTTACCCACAATACTGCTTTGCAATGTTAAATTATTACGTATTAGCAGAACCAGTTGGCTTTGTGGCTCACACCTCGATTTTTCATATTGTTAGGAACCAGTTTTGCCTGTCAGTTCACAAATTATTTCCCAAAATGAATCGCTCTGTTTGACCCTTATGTGCCCAAACATTTAGCAATCCCGCTTGACTGTCTGGCCATGATGGACATTCCTAGCAGTTTCTCATCATTGTAATGTGTAGCTTTTAAGATTAACtgagggtttttgttttcactgtaaaatgaggaaaaactaTAACTGTTTGGGTGACGTCTTACTACAGCATATTCAATGCCTTACAAATGTTTGAATTGTTCACATAATTTTTCACTACTGCCCAAACATTAATCTGTTTtgttgggatttcatgtgacaaaACATCACAAAGTACTACAAAGTAATTCaattatttgtggttttcaaaatgttaataatattaaaaaatgataTCCAGCTcccctgagtcaatactttgcaaaactacagcttcagattattattattttttgagtaTGTCTCTTATTAGCTTTAAACAAATAGAGAATAACATTTATGCacattctgaaataaatattatcaGATTAAGGGGGGGTTTGCATAGAActgtttttagaaatgcattTGCCAAAAGACGttaaaaactattatttctCCCGCGGGCTTTGCACCAGTTTATGCTGatctaccacataaaatcttGATAAAGTACATTGAAATTTGCGATTGGAATATGGGAGCACGTAAAAGATTAAAGCAGTATGAATACGTTTGCAAGGCTCCGAATGCTGACAGGTTAACTATTTTGTCTTCTGGTAAGTCGCGTGTTTGAGCCCTGATGACGTCTGTGCCCGTTTCTTTCACCCTCGCCATCAACAGGTGTTAGACGGCGCCGGTCTCGACGTGGACTTCTCCATCTCTTCTCCTTCCGGCCAGTTGCTGTTCAGCGATCAGCGCAAGTCGGACGGCGTCCACACGTGAGCGTCTCGATCAGCACGtccattgatttattttgcacGTCCTTACAGCTCGTTTTGTCCTTCAGCGTGGAAACTCATGAGGATGGGGACTACGTGTTTTGCTTTGACAACACGTTCAGCTCCATATCCGAGAAGCTCGTCTTCTTCGAGCTGATCCTGGACAACATGGAGCAGGAGGAAGACCCAGACAACTGGAAGGAGCACATCATTGGGACAGATTCGCTGGACATGAAGCTGGAAGACATTATGGTGAGGCAGACATTTTGACACAACGTACAGATTAACATGTTTCTAAACCATCTGATCTCAGCAGCATAATTACAAAATCTGACATGCATAGTTTTCCTTTATATTTCCACTTCAGTGTTGTAGACATTGTCCCTCTATTGTCTTGACACAATCCCATTAATGACCCAATAATTCCCCCCCACAAAGCAGCATCCCAAGAGATTCAGCATGTGTCACAGGAACGGAGAGCGTCACAAACACTCAGCTTGTTGTTCGTTTCGCCACAGTGACTAGCACTGCCCCCTCCCTATAAATGGCTCTTATTTGTGTCAGAAGTCACAGAGCCATGACGCGTTAAAGAGCAGGAAACAAGTTTTCCAGAAGTGGAGGAAGTTGCTTTCTTACTAAAGGAAGGATCATACCTGACTGCACAGCTTGCTTAGGAATATGCTCCAGCTTTGCTTTGCAGATGCACGGCAAACCCACAAAGTCTTACCCAGTATTTTTGGTCAAGTTTCCAGTGCAGATATTTTAGgacaattgaaataagacaaaactaactcgtGTGTACATTTTctgcaagatataggagcttgttttgaatTAATAACTTGTTGATATTCTTTACTAGTTACTAGAAAGTACTAGTTATAAGTGatataatctgccagtggaaaagCAATTTTTAACTTATGATATggcaaaaatgtcttgttccactggcagattatttcataaCCAGCACGGTTTCATcgatgttaaggaattattgtcttaaaacaagctcctgtttcttgtttatttgcacCAGACACTAgaagaaaaatacttggtaatattttgtgttttgcagtatATAAGCAA comes from Gambusia affinis linkage group LG10, SWU_Gaff_1.0, whole genome shotgun sequence and encodes:
- the tmed5 gene encoding transmembrane emp24 domain-containing protein 5 — protein: MEPVRMVLCLLSVFISLVSDRLVVLGSFSQATDSDFTFSLPAGRKECFYQTMKKEASLEIEYQVLDGAGLDVDFSISSPSGQLLFSDQRKSDGVHTVETHEDGDYVFCFDNTFSSISEKLVFFELILDNMEQEEDPDNWKEHIIGTDSLDMKLEDIMDTINNVKSRLGKSAQIQTLLRAFEARDRNIQESNFDRVNFWSVVNLVVMMVVSAVQVYLVRSLFEDKRKIRT